In one Streptomyces sp. T12 genomic region, the following are encoded:
- a CDS encoding alpha-glucuronidase: MQGVDPAWLPDEVFRPIGTRRTLIRGSGPLVDTVHGEVAEACARFGGSVSRDGSPGPYDLVLELTGDDASEGFTSERGDGCTTVTASGQSGLLYGLFHLVRLGEDAFREQRPRETHGPALALRMLDHWDNVAVHPVMGQVERGYAGGSLFWQDGRARGELLGRVRAYGRLLAACGINAVAVNNVNVHATEAHLLTDRIGEVAEIAGALRPYGVRTHLSVTFAAPIVLGGLSTADPLDEDVRGWWAEASARVYEAIPDFGGYVVKADSEGQPGPFAYGRSHADGANMLAAALEPHGGTVHWRAFVYDHRQDWRDRATDRARAAYDHFVPLDGEFAANAVLQVKHGPMDFQVREPVSPLIGAMPRTRLAVELQATQEYTGQQRHVCWLGPMWSEVLRSRTDGESSVGEVARGGLVAVSNVGDDPFWTGHPLAQANLYTFGRLAWQPHADPHQILDEWIRLTFGTGPAAGLSAILDGSWRTYEKYTAPLGVGWMVQPGHHYGPSVDGYEYSPWGTYHFADRDGIGVDRSAATGTGFAGQYAKPWAEMYESPDTCPDELLLFFHHMSYGHMLHSGKTVIQHIYDTHFEGVEEVEAARDVWASLVDLVDPARHARVAERFEEQLRSAREWRDQVNSYFLRKSGVPDAHGRHIY; encoded by the coding sequence ATGCAGGGTGTCGATCCGGCCTGGCTGCCGGACGAGGTGTTCCGGCCGATCGGCACCCGGCGGACGCTGATCCGCGGCTCGGGTCCGCTGGTGGACACGGTGCACGGGGAAGTGGCGGAGGCCTGCGCACGGTTCGGGGGCAGCGTCTCGCGCGACGGCTCCCCCGGACCGTACGACCTGGTGCTGGAGCTGACCGGCGACGACGCGTCCGAGGGGTTCACGTCCGAGCGCGGTGACGGCTGTACGACCGTCACCGCGTCCGGGCAGTCCGGGCTGCTGTACGGCCTGTTCCACCTCGTCCGGCTCGGCGAGGACGCCTTCCGCGAGCAGCGGCCCCGGGAGACACACGGTCCGGCGCTCGCGTTGCGCATGCTCGATCACTGGGACAACGTGGCCGTGCATCCGGTCATGGGCCAGGTGGAGCGCGGATACGCCGGCGGGTCGCTGTTCTGGCAGGACGGGCGGGCGCGCGGTGAGCTGCTGGGGCGGGTGCGGGCGTACGGCAGGCTGCTGGCGGCCTGCGGGATCAACGCCGTCGCTGTGAACAACGTCAACGTGCACGCGACCGAGGCGCACCTGCTGACCGACCGGATCGGTGAAGTCGCCGAGATCGCGGGCGCGTTGCGGCCGTACGGCGTCCGCACCCACCTGTCGGTGACCTTCGCCGCGCCCATCGTGCTCGGCGGGCTGTCCACGGCCGATCCGCTGGACGAGGACGTGCGTGGCTGGTGGGCCGAGGCGAGCGCGCGGGTGTACGAGGCGATACCCGACTTCGGTGGGTACGTCGTGAAGGCCGACTCCGAGGGCCAGCCGGGGCCGTTCGCCTACGGCCGCAGCCACGCGGACGGCGCCAACATGCTGGCCGCGGCGCTCGAACCGCACGGCGGCACGGTGCACTGGCGGGCGTTCGTCTACGACCACCGCCAGGACTGGCGGGACCGGGCGACGGACCGGGCGCGTGCCGCGTACGACCATTTCGTGCCGCTGGACGGCGAGTTCGCCGCCAACGCCGTGCTCCAGGTGAAGCACGGACCGATGGACTTCCAGGTGCGCGAGCCGGTCTCGCCGCTGATCGGCGCGATGCCGCGCACCCGGCTGGCGGTGGAGTTGCAGGCGACCCAGGAGTACACCGGGCAGCAGCGGCATGTGTGCTGGCTGGGGCCCATGTGGAGCGAAGTGCTGCGGTCCCGGACCGACGGGGAGTCCTCGGTCGGGGAGGTGGCGCGCGGCGGGCTCGTCGCCGTGTCCAACGTCGGTGACGACCCGTTCTGGACCGGGCATCCGCTGGCCCAGGCGAACCTGTACACCTTCGGCCGACTGGCCTGGCAGCCGCACGCGGATCCGCATCAGATCCTCGACGAATGGATCCGGCTCACCTTCGGCACCGGTCCGGCGGCAGGGCTGAGCGCGATCCTGGACGGCTCGTGGCGGACGTACGAGAAGTACACCGCTCCCCTCGGCGTGGGCTGGATGGTGCAGCCGGGGCACCACTACGGGCCGAGCGTCGACGGCTATGAGTACAGCCCCTGGGGCACCTACCATTTCGCCGACCGCGACGGCATCGGTGTCGACCGGAGCGCGGCGACGGGAACCGGGTTCGCGGGGCAGTACGCCAAGCCGTGGGCCGAGATGTACGAGTCGCCGGACACCTGCCCCGACGAGCTGCTGCTGTTCTTCCACCACATGTCGTACGGGCACATGCTGCACAGTGGGAAGACAGTGATCCAGCACATCTACGACACGCACTTCGAGGGCGTGGAGGAGGTGGAGGCCGCCCGGGATGTGTGGGCCTCACTGGTGGACCTCGTGGATCCGGCGCGCCACGCGCGGGTGGCGGAGCGGTTCGAGGAGCAGCTCCGGAGCGCCCGCGAGTGGCGTGACCAGGTGAACAGCTACTTCCTCCGCAAGTCGGGTGTGCCCGACGCACATGGGCGCCACATCTACTGA
- a CDS encoding GH92 family glycosyl hydrolase: MQQRARHRWGTAVVSAAAFCLTVGSQGAAVALPQAPATADREFASSFEAGDPAPDWLNTVDTAPDGGKRASGVDGGYSSGIPGNVTDHVTDVRANGENTGGGEVKENLADGEPSSKWLVFEPIGWVEFDLDKQVKVAEYALTSANDHAERDPQDWTLKGSTDGKDWKTLDTRSGETFTERFQTKSYDIAEPAEYQHFRLEVTRNNGAADILQLADVQFSTGGSDGPVPQDMLSLVDRGPSGSPTAKAGAGFTGKRALRYAGRHTADGRAYSYNKVYDVNVAVGRDTRLSYRVFPSMADGDLDYDATNVSVDLAFTDGTHLSDLGATDQHGFPLSPRGQGAAKVLYVNQWNNVASRIGSVAAGKTVDRILVAYDSPKGPAKFRGWLDDIALKSVAPEKPKAHPSDYALTTRGTLSSGGFSRGNNFPATAVPHGFNFWTPVTNAGSLSWLYDYARANNADNLPTIQAFSASHEPSPWMGDRQTFQVMPSAASGTPDTGREARELAFRHENETARPYYYGVRFENGLKAEMAPTDHAAVLRFTYPGDDASVLFDNVTDQAGLTLDKENGIVTGYSDVKSGLSTGATRLFVHGVFDKPVTDGGSSGVKGFLRFKADDRTVTLRLATSLISIDQAKDNLRQEIPDGTSFDTVKSRAQRQWDRLLGKVEVEGATPDQLTTLYSSLYRLYLYPNSGFEKAGSKYRYASPFSPMPGPDTPTHTGAKIVDGKVYVNNGFWDTYRTTWPAYSLLTPGQAGEMVDGFVQQYKDGGWTSRWSSPGYADLMTGTSSDVAFADAYVKGVDFDAKSAYDAAVKNATVVPPSSGVGRKGMATSPFLGYTSTETHEGLSWALEGYLNDYGIARMGQALYRETGEKRYKEESQYFLNRAQDYVNLFDSKAGFFQGRDEKGDWRVESSKYDPRVWGYDYTETNGFGYAFTAPQDSRGLANLYGGRSGLGDKLDEYFATPETASPDLVGSYGGVIHEMTEARDVRMGMYGHSNQVAHHAIYMYDAAGQPWKAQKNVREVLSRLYVGSEIGQGYHGDEDNGEQSAWFLFSALGFYPLVMGSGEYAIGSPLFTKATVHLENGRELVVKAPKNSARNVYVQGLKVNGVPWRSTSLPHSLIAKGGVLEFDMGPRPSSWGTGKNAAPVSITQDDEVPVPRADVLKGDGALFDNTSATEARVSSLDLPASGRTEAVQYTLTSPSDRTKAPTGWTLQGSDDGTTWRTLDQRSGESFTWDRQTRAFSVRSPGTYGKYRLVLDGEAVVSEVELLA; this comes from the coding sequence ATGCAGCAGAGAGCTCGGCACAGATGGGGTACGGCGGTCGTGTCGGCGGCCGCCTTTTGTTTGACCGTGGGCTCGCAGGGCGCGGCGGTCGCCCTGCCTCAGGCGCCCGCGACGGCCGACCGGGAGTTCGCGTCCTCCTTCGAGGCGGGCGATCCGGCACCCGACTGGCTCAATACCGTCGACACCGCGCCGGACGGCGGCAAGCGGGCCTCCGGTGTCGACGGCGGCTACAGCAGCGGCATTCCGGGCAATGTGACCGACCATGTCACGGACGTACGGGCGAACGGCGAGAACACCGGCGGCGGGGAGGTGAAGGAGAACCTCGCCGACGGGGAGCCGAGCAGCAAATGGCTGGTCTTCGAACCCATCGGATGGGTGGAGTTCGACCTGGACAAACAGGTGAAGGTAGCTGAATATGCGCTCACCTCGGCCAATGACCATGCCGAGCGCGACCCACAGGACTGGACCCTGAAGGGCTCCACGGACGGCAAGGACTGGAAGACCCTCGACACCCGCTCCGGCGAGACGTTCACCGAACGGTTCCAGACAAAGTCGTACGACATAGCGGAACCGGCCGAGTACCAGCACTTCCGGCTGGAGGTCACCAGGAACAACGGCGCCGCCGACATCCTCCAGCTCGCCGACGTCCAGTTCTCGACGGGCGGCAGCGACGGCCCCGTCCCGCAGGACATGCTCTCCCTCGTCGACCGCGGACCGAGCGGCTCGCCGACCGCGAAGGCGGGCGCGGGCTTCACCGGCAAGCGGGCGCTCAGGTACGCCGGACGGCATACGGCGGACGGGCGGGCGTACTCGTACAACAAGGTCTACGACGTGAACGTGGCCGTCGGCCGCGACACCCGGCTGTCCTACCGCGTCTTCCCGTCGATGGCGGACGGCGACCTCGACTACGACGCCACGAACGTCTCGGTCGACCTGGCCTTCACCGACGGCACCCACCTGAGCGACCTGGGCGCCACCGACCAGCACGGCTTCCCGCTGTCGCCGCGCGGTCAGGGCGCGGCCAAGGTGCTGTACGTCAACCAGTGGAACAACGTCGCCTCGCGCATCGGGTCGGTCGCGGCGGGCAAGACCGTCGACCGGATACTCGTGGCCTACGACTCCCCCAAGGGCCCGGCGAAGTTCCGGGGCTGGCTGGACGACATCGCGTTGAAGTCCGTCGCGCCCGAGAAGCCGAAGGCGCACCCGTCGGACTATGCGCTCACCACCCGTGGCACCCTCTCCAGCGGCGGGTTCTCGCGCGGCAACAACTTCCCGGCGACGGCCGTGCCGCACGGCTTCAACTTCTGGACGCCGGTGACGAACGCGGGCTCGCTGAGCTGGCTGTACGACTACGCACGCGCGAACAACGCCGACAACCTGCCGACGATCCAGGCGTTCAGCGCCAGCCACGAGCCCAGTCCCTGGATGGGTGACCGGCAGACCTTCCAGGTGATGCCCTCGGCCGCCTCCGGCACCCCGGACACCGGCCGTGAGGCGCGCGAGCTGGCCTTCCGGCACGAGAACGAGACAGCGCGGCCGTACTACTACGGGGTGCGGTTCGAGAACGGGCTCAAGGCGGAGATGGCCCCGACCGACCACGCGGCGGTACTGCGCTTCACCTACCCGGGCGACGACGCCAGCGTCCTCTTCGACAACGTGACCGACCAGGCGGGCCTCACGCTCGACAAGGAGAACGGGATCGTCACCGGCTACTCGGACGTGAAGTCCGGCCTGTCGACCGGCGCCACCCGCCTCTTCGTCCACGGCGTCTTCGACAAGCCGGTGACGGACGGAGGGTCGAGCGGGGTCAAGGGATTCCTGCGGTTCAAGGCCGACGACCGAACCGTCACGCTGCGCCTGGCGACCTCGCTCATCAGCATCGACCAGGCGAAGGACAACCTGCGCCAGGAGATCCCCGACGGCACCTCCTTCGACACGGTCAAGTCGCGCGCCCAGCGCCAGTGGGACCGGCTGCTCGGCAAGGTCGAGGTCGAGGGCGCGACGCCGGACCAGCTGACGACGCTGTACTCCAGCCTGTACCGGCTGTACCTCTACCCCAACTCCGGCTTCGAGAAGGCCGGTTCGAAGTACCGGTACGCGTCCCCGTTCTCCCCGATGCCGGGGCCCGACACCCCGACGCACACCGGGGCGAAGATCGTGGACGGCAAGGTGTACGTGAACAACGGCTTCTGGGACACCTACCGGACGACGTGGCCGGCGTACTCGCTGCTGACGCCCGGCCAGGCGGGCGAGATGGTCGACGGCTTCGTGCAGCAGTACAAGGACGGCGGCTGGACCTCCCGCTGGTCCTCCCCCGGCTACGCCGACCTCATGACCGGCACCTCCTCGGACGTCGCCTTCGCGGACGCGTACGTCAAGGGCGTGGACTTCGACGCGAAGTCGGCGTACGACGCGGCCGTGAAGAACGCGACGGTCGTGCCGCCGTCGTCGGGCGTGGGCCGCAAGGGGATGGCGACCTCGCCCTTCCTCGGCTACACGAGCACCGAGACGCACGAGGGACTGTCCTGGGCGCTGGAGGGCTACCTCAACGACTACGGCATCGCACGGATGGGCCAGGCGCTGTACCGGGAGACGGGCGAGAAGCGCTACAAGGAGGAGTCGCAGTACTTCCTCAACCGCGCCCAGGACTACGTCAACCTCTTCGACTCCAAGGCCGGCTTCTTCCAGGGCCGGGACGAGAAGGGCGACTGGCGCGTCGAGTCCTCGAAGTACGACCCGCGCGTGTGGGGGTACGACTACACCGAGACGAATGGTTTCGGATACGCGTTCACCGCCCCGCAGGACAGCCGGGGCCTGGCCAACCTCTACGGCGGCCGCAGCGGCCTCGGGGACAAACTCGACGAGTACTTCGCCACCCCGGAGACGGCCTCGCCCGACCTCGTCGGCTCCTACGGCGGTGTCATCCACGAGATGACGGAGGCGCGGGACGTGCGGATGGGCATGTACGGCCACTCCAACCAGGTCGCCCACCACGCGATCTACATGTACGACGCGGCCGGGCAGCCCTGGAAGGCGCAGAAGAACGTCCGCGAGGTGCTGTCGCGGCTGTACGTCGGCAGCGAGATCGGGCAGGGCTACCACGGCGACGAGGACAACGGCGAGCAGTCGGCCTGGTTCCTGTTCTCCGCGCTCGGCTTCTATCCGCTGGTGATGGGCAGTGGCGAGTACGCCATCGGGTCGCCCCTGTTCACCAAGGCGACGGTCCACCTGGAGAACGGCCGGGAGCTGGTCGTCAAGGCGCCTAAGAACAGCGCGCGCAATGTGTACGTACAGGGCCTGAAGGTCAACGGCGTTCCGTGGAGGTCGACTTCGCTCCCGCACTCGCTGATCGCGAAGGGCGGCGTCCTGGAGTTCGACATGGGGCCGCGGCCCTCGTCGTGGGGCACCGGCAAGAACGCGGCGCCGGTGTCGATCACCCAGGACGACGAGGTGCCCGTGCCGCGGGCGGATGTGCTGAAGGGCGATGGGGCGCTGTTCGACAACACGTCGGCGACCGAGGCGCGTGTCTCCTCGCTGGATCTTCCGGCGTCCGGGCGCACCGAGGCCGTGCAGTACACGCTGACGTCGCCGTCGGACCGGACGAAGGCGCCGACCGGCTGGACGCTCCAGGGGTCGGACGACGGGACCACGTGGCGGACCCTCGACCAGCGCTCCGGGGAATCCTTCACCTGGGACCGGCAGACACGGGCGTTCTCCGTGAGGTCTCCGGGTACGTACGGGAAGTACCGCCTGGTGCTCGACGGTGAGGCGGTGGTGTCGGAAGTCGAACTGCTCGCCTGA
- the ngcE gene encoding N-acetylglucosamine/diacetylchitobiose ABC transporter substrate-binding protein, with translation MGSTSAENPEKNGSAGVGRRDLIKRSAALGLIAVPTMSFLSACATGGGGGEEKESKAPGGAKSATNPLGVEKGVALEAFIFKGGLGDQYAKDAEADYKATYGASVKHTGTQQVGPKLTPRFAGGNPPDVIDNSGADHLDMNKLSTQGQLQDLQTLLDSPSMDDPSKKISEVIHPSTIDKGKHGDTFDVLYYAFTIYGTWYSQKALDDNGWEYPKSFDEMVKLCGEIKKKGIAPWTYAGKYPYYVHFNLFAQIAKIGGMDGWIAIDNLEPNAWTSNDAVKTVVEHYEELAAKKYFLEGSQGLTHIQSQTAWNKGKAIFIPNGSWVENEAAPTTPKGFQMSVGALFDGSGGDKMPHGTLRAEPSEPYIVASKGKNPAGGMELLRIMLSKKHAQNFAKLVKSLTCVVDATEGMSLSPGLASASKAFKDAGDNIISLQLQEWYPSLTDEKIGGLTGQLLTGEMKAADWIKKTQAYADAVAKDDAVKKFKREK, from the coding sequence ATGGGATCCACTTCCGCCGAGAACCCTGAGAAGAACGGCTCCGCAGGTGTGGGGCGCCGCGATCTGATCAAGCGGTCCGCCGCGCTGGGTCTGATCGCCGTACCGACGATGAGCTTCCTGTCCGCGTGTGCCACCGGCGGTGGCGGCGGCGAGGAGAAGGAGAGCAAGGCGCCCGGCGGCGCGAAGTCCGCCACCAACCCGCTCGGCGTCGAGAAGGGCGTCGCCCTGGAGGCGTTCATCTTCAAGGGCGGCCTGGGCGACCAGTACGCCAAGGACGCGGAGGCCGACTACAAGGCCACGTACGGGGCCTCGGTCAAGCACACCGGCACCCAGCAGGTCGGCCCGAAGCTGACCCCGCGTTTCGCGGGCGGCAACCCGCCGGACGTCATCGACAACTCCGGCGCCGACCACCTGGACATGAACAAGCTGTCCACCCAGGGCCAGCTCCAGGACCTCCAGACGCTGCTCGACTCCCCCTCGATGGACGACCCGAGCAAGAAGATCTCGGAGGTCATCCACCCGAGCACCATCGACAAGGGCAAGCACGGCGACACCTTCGACGTGCTCTACTACGCCTTCACCATCTACGGCACCTGGTATTCGCAGAAGGCCCTCGACGACAACGGCTGGGAATACCCCAAGAGCTTCGACGAGATGGTCAAGCTCTGCGGCGAGATCAAGAAGAAGGGCATCGCGCCCTGGACGTACGCCGGAAAGTATCCGTACTACGTCCACTTCAACCTGTTCGCCCAGATCGCCAAGATCGGCGGCATGGACGGCTGGATCGCCATCGACAACCTGGAGCCCAACGCCTGGACCAGCAACGACGCGGTGAAGACGGTCGTCGAGCACTACGAGGAGCTGGCGGCCAAGAAGTACTTCCTGGAAGGCAGCCAGGGCCTGACGCACATTCAGTCGCAGACCGCCTGGAACAAGGGCAAAGCCATCTTCATCCCCAACGGCTCCTGGGTGGAGAACGAGGCGGCCCCGACCACGCCCAAGGGCTTCCAGATGTCCGTCGGCGCCCTCTTCGACGGCTCCGGCGGCGACAAGATGCCGCACGGCACCCTGCGCGCCGAGCCCAGTGAGCCGTACATCGTGGCAAGCAAGGGCAAGAACCCGGCCGGCGGCATGGAACTCCTGCGCATCATGCTGTCCAAGAAGCACGCGCAGAACTTCGCCAAGCTGGTGAAGTCCCTCACCTGTGTCGTCGACGCCACCGAGGGCATGAGTCTCTCGCCGGGCCTCGCCTCGGCGAGCAAGGCGTTCAAGGACGCCGGCGACAACATCATCAGCCTCCAGCTCCAGGAGTGGTACCCCTCGCTCACGGACGAGAAGATCGGCGGTCTCACCGGGCAGCTGCTCACCGGTGAGATGAAGGCCGCCGACTGGATCAAGAAGACGCAGGCCTACGCCGACGCCGTGGCGAAGGACGACGCCGTGAAGAAGTTCAAGCGCGAGAAGTAA
- a CDS encoding carbohydrate ABC transporter permease: MQHGKYRFIVGFLALPVIVYAVFVISPFVQAFQISLTDWSGLVGTAKFVGFENFEKLWHNEDFWNALWHNVYMLIAVPIVTLGLGLFFAFMLNVGGKRRKNEVITGVAGSKFYRFVFFFPQVISITIIAVIWFNIYNPDPQDGMLNSLLGAVGLDSLQNAWLGEKSLALLCIMAVMIWSHVGFYVVLFSAAMASIPRDIYEAALLDGAGRFPTFFRITLPLLWDTVQTGWVYMGIIALDGFALVQIMSVNMGGPDGATDVMPLRLYLTAFRDSQFGYASAMGVAMLIVTMTFAVLTMRFARRERIEF, from the coding sequence ATGCAACACGGCAAATACCGATTCATCGTGGGCTTCCTGGCCCTGCCCGTCATCGTCTACGCGGTCTTCGTGATCTCGCCGTTCGTCCAGGCGTTCCAGATCTCGCTGACCGACTGGTCGGGGCTCGTCGGCACGGCGAAGTTCGTCGGATTCGAGAACTTCGAAAAGCTGTGGCACAACGAGGACTTCTGGAACGCGCTGTGGCACAACGTCTACATGCTGATCGCGGTGCCGATCGTGACGCTGGGGCTCGGCCTGTTCTTCGCCTTTATGCTGAATGTCGGCGGAAAGCGCCGGAAGAACGAAGTCATCACCGGGGTCGCGGGTTCGAAGTTCTACCGTTTCGTCTTCTTCTTCCCGCAGGTCATCTCCATCACCATCATCGCCGTCATCTGGTTCAACATCTACAACCCGGACCCGCAGGACGGCATGCTCAACTCCCTGCTGGGCGCGGTCGGTCTGGACAGCCTCCAGAACGCCTGGCTGGGCGAGAAGAGCCTCGCCCTGCTGTGCATCATGGCGGTGATGATCTGGTCCCACGTCGGCTTCTACGTCGTGCTGTTCTCGGCGGCGATGGCCTCCATCCCGCGGGACATCTACGAGGCGGCGCTGCTGGACGGCGCGGGCCGTTTCCCCACCTTCTTCAGGATCACCCTGCCGCTGCTGTGGGACACCGTGCAGACCGGCTGGGTGTACATGGGCATCATCGCCCTGGACGGCTTCGCCCTGGTGCAGATCATGTCGGTCAACATGGGCGGCCCCGACGGCGCCACGGACGTCATGCCGCTGCGCCTGTATCTGACGGCGTTCCGCGACAGCCAGTTCGGCTACGCGTCCGCGATGGGCGTCGCGATGCTCATCGTCACCATGACGTTCGCAGTGCTCACGATGCGCTTCGCGCGGCGTGAGCGGATCGAGTTCTAG
- a CDS encoding carbohydrate ABC transporter permease gives MTTDTNTETVTKADEPRPSITKKLGATDGRSSEGGVLHVFSHGMLVVWALMVGVPLLWVLWSSFKTSNGILSDPWGLPTSLHFENWANAWNKANMGQYFLNTAIVVGGSVTGTMVLGSMAAYVLARFTFPGNRFIYFMFVAGMSFPVFMLVIPLFFVLRDFPGSSLLATYQGLILVYIAYSLPFTVFFMTAFFRTLPTSVAEAALIDGASHTRTFFQVMLPMAKPGLISIGIFNFLGQWNQYLLPMVLNQNEDKYVLTQGLAMIALQQGYENDWGALMAGMMIAMLPVLIVYFIFQRQVQAGLTAGALK, from the coding sequence ATGACGACGGACACGAACACCGAAACAGTCACCAAGGCGGACGAACCCCGTCCGAGTATCACCAAGAAGCTCGGCGCGACCGACGGCCGCAGCTCCGAGGGCGGCGTCCTCCATGTCTTCTCGCACGGCATGCTCGTCGTGTGGGCGCTGATGGTCGGCGTGCCGCTGCTGTGGGTGCTGTGGAGCTCCTTCAAGACGAGCAACGGCATCCTCTCCGACCCCTGGGGGCTGCCGACCTCGCTGCACTTCGAGAACTGGGCCAACGCCTGGAACAAGGCGAACATGGGCCAGTACTTCCTCAACACCGCGATCGTGGTGGGCGGTTCGGTGACCGGCACGATGGTGCTGGGCTCCATGGCCGCGTACGTGCTGGCCCGGTTCACCTTCCCGGGCAACCGGTTCATCTACTTCATGTTCGTGGCCGGCATGTCCTTCCCGGTGTTCATGCTGGTGATCCCGCTGTTCTTCGTGCTGCGGGACTTCCCGGGCAGTTCGCTGCTCGCGACGTACCAGGGACTGATCCTCGTCTACATCGCCTATTCGCTGCCCTTCACGGTCTTCTTCATGACCGCGTTCTTCCGCACGCTGCCGACATCGGTCGCGGAGGCGGCGCTGATCGACGGTGCCTCGCACACGCGCACGTTCTTCCAGGTGATGCTGCCGATGGCCAAGCCGGGTCTGATCAGCATCGGCATCTTCAACTTTCTGGGGCAGTGGAACCAGTACCTGCTGCCGATGGTCCTCAACCAGAACGAGGACAAGTACGTACTCACCCAGGGCCTGGCGATGATCGCCCTGCAGCAGGGCTACGAGAACGACTGGGGCGCCCTGATGGCCGGCATGATGATCGCGATGCTGCCGGTGCTGATCGTCTACTTCATCTTCCAACGGCAGGTGCAGGCGGGTCTGACGGCCGGCGCGCTGAAGTAA
- a CDS encoding ROK family transcriptional regulator — translation METPGSQSSLHRANLERVVRAVRLAGSLTQAEIARTTGLSAATVSNIVRELKDGGTVEVTPTSAGGRRARSVSLSGDAGIVIGVDFGHTHLRVAVGNLAHQVLAEESEPLDVDASSTQGFDRAEELVNRLIAATGVDRAKIAGVGLGVPGPIDVESGTLGSTAILPGWTGTKPAEELRGRLGVPVHVDNDANLGALGELVWGSGRGVRDLAYIKVASGVGAGLVINGKIYRGPGGTAGEIGHITLDESGPVCRCGNRGCLETFAAARYVLPLLQSSHGTDLTMEGVVRLARDGDPGCRRVIADVGRHIGSGVANLCNLLNPSRVVLGGDLAEAGELVLGPIRESVGRYAIPSAARQLSVLPGALGGRAEVLGALALALSEMGDSTLLDSTLHAATPAFT, via the coding sequence GTGGAGACTCCGGGGTCGCAGTCGTCGCTGCACCGAGCCAACCTGGAACGGGTGGTCCGGGCCGTCCGGCTGGCCGGATCCCTCACCCAGGCGGAGATCGCGAGGACGACGGGTCTGTCCGCGGCGACGGTCTCCAATATCGTCCGGGAGCTCAAGGACGGCGGAACGGTCGAGGTCACACCCACTTCGGCGGGTGGCCGCCGGGCCCGCAGCGTCTCCCTGAGCGGAGATGCCGGGATCGTCATAGGGGTCGACTTCGGCCATACGCATTTGCGCGTAGCGGTCGGGAACCTCGCCCACCAGGTGCTGGCCGAGGAGTCCGAACCGCTGGATGTGGACGCCTCCTCGACGCAGGGCTTCGATCGGGCCGAGGAGCTGGTCAACCGGCTGATCGCGGCGACCGGCGTCGACCGCGCCAAGATCGCCGGGGTGGGTCTCGGCGTGCCCGGCCCGATCGACGTCGAGTCCGGCACCCTCGGCTCGACCGCCATCCTGCCCGGCTGGACCGGCACCAAGCCCGCCGAGGAGCTGCGCGGCCGGCTCGGCGTGCCCGTGCACGTGGACAACGACGCCAACCTGGGCGCCCTCGGCGAGCTGGTCTGGGGCAGTGGGCGGGGCGTGCGGGACCTGGCGTACATCAAGGTCGCCAGCGGTGTCGGCGCCGGCCTGGTCATCAACGGCAAGATCTACCGGGGCCCGGGTGGCACTGCGGGAGAAATCGGGCATATTACTCTTGATGAATCCGGCCCGGTCTGCCGCTGTGGAAACCGGGGCTGCCTGGAGACCTTCGCGGCCGCGCGCTATGTGCTCCCGCTGCTCCAGTCCAGCCATGGCACCGATCTGACGATGGAAGGCGTCGTGCGGCTGGCCAGGGACGGAGACCCGGGCTGCCGTCGGGTGATCGCCGACGTCGGCCGCCACATCGGCAGTGGAGTCGCCAATCTCTGCAATCTCCTGAACCCGAGCCGCGTGGTCCTGGGCGGTGATCTCGCCGAGGCCGGTGAGCTGGTGCTCGGGCCGATCCGGGAGTCCGTCGGCCGCTACGCCATCCCCAGTGCGGCGCGCCAACTGTCCGTTCTCCCCGGGGCACTTGGCGGTCGTGCGGAGGTGCTCGGAGCGCTGGCGCTCGCGCTCAGCGAGATGGGCGATTCAACCCTTTTGGACAGCACGCTGCATGCGGCCACCCCTGCCTTCACTTAG